A stretch of Spirosoma oryzicola DNA encodes these proteins:
- a CDS encoding SDR family oxidoreductase, which yields MIAVTGASGHLGKATLNYLVAKTDANSLVAIVRDPAKATDLSDKGIQVRTGDYTEPASLVASLASVDTLLLISSSVVGEERVRQHTNAVNAAKEAGVKHIVYTSATSPSANALFPAAIDHFHTENLLKESGLTYTIFRNNLYLDVLPMIIGDAAQSGQLPFPGGDGKVSYALREDIAEGLANALTSEGHENQIYEIGATSAWSFADIAAILGQKSDKTVDYLDIPASAYEAELAKHLPAPVVSLYTGMAEAIKQNDFNRPDSALEKLLGRQPVNLEDFLKS from the coding sequence ATGATTGCAGTTACCGGAGCATCAGGCCATTTAGGAAAAGCCACGCTCAATTATTTAGTAGCAAAAACAGACGCCAATTCATTAGTTGCCATCGTCAGAGACCCTGCCAAAGCAACGGACCTGTCCGACAAAGGTATTCAGGTTCGTACCGGCGATTATACCGAACCGGCATCGTTAGTAGCCAGCCTGGCAAGCGTTGATACCTTGTTATTGATCTCCAGTTCGGTAGTCGGTGAAGAGCGCGTTCGTCAGCATACCAACGCCGTCAACGCAGCCAAAGAAGCCGGGGTGAAACACATCGTCTACACCAGCGCTACCAGTCCGTCAGCAAACGCGCTATTCCCTGCCGCTATCGATCATTTCCACACCGAAAACCTCCTGAAAGAATCGGGTCTGACGTACACCATCTTCCGCAATAATCTGTACCTGGATGTGTTGCCCATGATTATCGGTGATGCGGCTCAGTCGGGGCAGCTACCCTTTCCGGGCGGTGACGGAAAAGTCAGTTACGCGCTTCGGGAAGATATTGCCGAGGGACTAGCCAACGCGCTGACCAGTGAGGGACATGAGAATCAGATTTACGAGATCGGTGCGACAAGCGCCTGGTCATTTGCTGATATTGCGGCTATTCTGGGTCAGAAAAGCGATAAAACCGTTGATTACCTCGACATTCCCGCTAGCGCCTACGAAGCTGAACTAGCCAAGCACCTGCCCGCTCCGGTTGTCAGCCTGTACACCGGTATGGCCGAAGCAATTAAACAAAATGATTTCAACCGGCCCGATTCGGCGCTGGAAAAACTGCTGGGCCGTCAGCCGGTTAACTTGGAAGACTTCCTAAAAAGCTAA
- a CDS encoding winged helix-turn-helix transcriptional regulator — MNRTIADNQQDIVQEKLQKILGPVGGSIANCPIRNILDRFSDKWSTLSIFHLGNAGTLRFNELKKRIDGVSQRMLTVTLRTLERDGLVSRRVYPEIPPRVEYELTDLGKSFLVQIIELGDWASNHSAQIIQAREQYAARERVPVA, encoded by the coding sequence ATGAACAGAACTATTGCTGATAATCAGCAGGATATAGTGCAGGAAAAATTGCAGAAAATTTTGGGGCCCGTTGGCGGTTCAATCGCCAACTGCCCAATCCGGAATATTCTGGACCGGTTTAGCGATAAGTGGTCAACGCTGTCGATCTTTCACCTGGGCAATGCCGGAACACTCCGTTTCAACGAATTAAAGAAACGAATCGACGGTGTCTCACAACGGATGCTTACCGTTACGCTTCGTACCCTGGAACGCGACGGTTTAGTCTCGCGCCGGGTTTATCCCGAAATTCCGCCCAGAGTCGAGTATGAATTGACGGATTTAGGAAAAAGTTTTCTCGTGCAGATCATTGAGTTGGGTGATTGGGCCAGCAACCATAGCGCGCAAATCATACAGGCTCGCGAGCAATACGCTGCCCGCGAGCGCGTACCTGTTGCGTAA
- a CDS encoding M61 family metallopeptidase has translation MLDRTVKNAFTSTCRVYLLAITFLTSFQYGVAQTKPAAMAFEVTMAKPADHLYHVVFTYPNAGQETIDFKMPVWTPGYYQLMNYASSVANMQVTDAAGKPLQWEKLANSTWRVRANKTPSVTLSYDVKATRDFVAGNYLDDNKGYISPAGVFMYVPNQLQQPVTVTLHPYSAWKPLVATGLDSIPGKPNTFTAPNFDVLYDSPMLMGNLEQLPSFTVAGIPHYFVGYNIGNFDRNQFVADLKKIVQAGSEIIGDIPYKHYTFIAIGPGGGGIEHLNSTAISFDGSGLNTPQGKLRLYLFLAHEYFHHYNVKRIRPAALGPFDYDQENRTNMLWVSEGFTVYYEYLMLRRAGLMSEAELLNALRSNMASYENKPGHRFQSATQASYETWSDGPFGRTGDDAYKTISYYEKGPVLGMLLDFKIRHETDNKKSLDDVMRTLYQTYYQKEKRGFTDEEFRAICEKTAGKPLDEIFDYASTVKPLDYPKYLAYAGLSVDTTLREAPGGWLGLNLRPKSDSLLVSSVDWESPAWKAGIRSGAVLLMLNNQPATLAAVKAIPVDQSVKLRIVQGGQTDEKTLRVGQKFERTFQLSRLPNPNKQQQAILNDWLKER, from the coding sequence ATGCTTGATCGAACCGTAAAAAACGCGTTTACCAGTACCTGCCGTGTCTATCTGCTCGCCATCACTTTTCTAACTTCGTTTCAGTATGGGGTTGCGCAAACCAAGCCAGCCGCTATGGCTTTCGAGGTAACGATGGCGAAACCAGCCGATCACTTGTATCATGTGGTTTTTACCTACCCGAACGCGGGCCAGGAAACAATCGATTTCAAAATGCCGGTGTGGACGCCCGGCTATTACCAACTCATGAATTATGCGAGTAGCGTTGCCAACATGCAGGTGACCGACGCAGCGGGCAAGCCCTTGCAATGGGAAAAACTGGCGAATAGCACCTGGCGTGTCCGTGCCAACAAAACCCCATCTGTAACGCTGTCGTACGACGTAAAGGCAACCCGTGATTTTGTGGCGGGTAATTATCTGGACGATAACAAAGGCTACATCTCGCCCGCTGGCGTGTTTATGTACGTGCCGAACCAGCTTCAACAGCCGGTTACGGTAACCTTGCACCCTTATTCGGCCTGGAAACCGCTTGTCGCTACGGGTCTCGATTCGATTCCCGGCAAACCGAATACGTTTACCGCGCCTAATTTTGACGTGCTGTACGACAGCCCTATGCTCATGGGCAATCTGGAACAGCTTCCTTCCTTTACCGTAGCCGGAATCCCGCATTACTTTGTCGGGTATAACATCGGCAATTTCGACCGAAACCAGTTCGTTGCTGACCTCAAAAAGATTGTTCAGGCGGGTTCCGAGATCATTGGCGACATTCCCTACAAGCACTACACCTTTATAGCCATCGGGCCGGGCGGGGGCGGCATCGAACACCTCAACTCGACCGCCATTAGTTTTGACGGCAGTGGATTGAACACCCCACAAGGCAAGCTACGGCTGTATCTGTTTCTGGCTCACGAATACTTTCACCATTACAATGTGAAGCGCATCCGGCCCGCTGCCCTGGGTCCTTTCGATTACGATCAGGAAAACCGGACAAACATGCTCTGGGTATCCGAAGGCTTTACGGTTTACTACGAATACCTGATGCTCCGACGAGCGGGATTGATGTCCGAAGCTGAACTGCTGAACGCCCTTCGAAGCAACATGGCTTCGTACGAAAATAAACCGGGCCACCGGTTTCAGTCGGCGACACAAGCGAGTTACGAAACCTGGTCGGACGGGCCGTTTGGTCGCACCGGCGATGATGCCTACAAAACGATTTCGTACTACGAGAAAGGTCCGGTCCTGGGCATGCTCCTGGACTTTAAAATTCGGCACGAGACCGACAACAAAAAATCGCTCGACGATGTGATGCGGACACTGTATCAGACGTATTACCAGAAAGAAAAGCGCGGTTTTACGGACGAAGAATTTCGGGCGATTTGCGAAAAAACGGCGGGCAAACCGCTGGACGAAATTTTTGACTACGCATCAACGGTCAAGCCCCTGGATTATCCGAAATACTTGGCCTACGCCGGTTTATCCGTTGACACCACGCTCCGGGAAGCACCCGGCGGATGGCTTGGTTTAAATCTCCGCCCAAAATCGGACAGCCTGCTGGTGTCGAGCGTTGATTGGGAATCGCCCGCCTGGAAAGCCGGAATCCGGAGCGGTGCCGTCCTGCTAATGTTAAACAACCAACCGGCCACCTTAGCGGCTGTTAAAGCCATTCCCGTTGATCAGTCAGTCAAGCTACGCATCGTTCAAGGCGGTCAGACAGACGAGAAAACACTTCGGGTAGGCCAAAAATTCGAACGTACTTTTCAGCTCTCGCGCCTGCCCAATCCAAACAAACAGCAGCAAGCGATTCTAAACGATTGGTTAAAAGAACGATAA
- a CDS encoding YbhB/YbcL family Raf kinase inhibitor-like protein encodes MGIVTRILLGLILLFGIFLVVMQYRASGQREDEKAYLATLRKNITVLSSSFPPNGDMPIRCSCRGKQVSPALTWEEQQSNAQSYAVIVTDYDVPTPMFSLFDFSHWVLYNIPASVHGLPEGLTMEQMQLLGGKIGRNSAGTLTFIGPCPSAGRHAYVFRVYALDKPLTLTGTPVKSNVQEAMKGHILSYGELRGYFE; translated from the coding sequence ATGGGCATAGTTACTCGAATCTTACTGGGCCTTATTTTGCTGTTCGGCATATTTCTGGTCGTTATGCAGTACAGAGCCAGCGGCCAGCGCGAAGACGAGAAGGCTTATCTGGCTACGTTGCGCAAAAACATCACGGTGCTGAGCAGTTCATTTCCACCGAATGGTGATATGCCAATCAGGTGTAGTTGTCGGGGTAAGCAAGTTTCGCCGGCGCTGACGTGGGAGGAGCAACAGTCCAACGCCCAATCCTACGCTGTAATCGTGACGGACTATGACGTCCCAACGCCTATGTTTTCCTTATTCGACTTTTCGCATTGGGTGCTCTACAACATACCCGCATCGGTGCACGGTCTGCCGGAAGGCTTAACGATGGAACAGATGCAGTTGCTGGGCGGAAAGATAGGTAGAAATTCGGCGGGTACTTTAACGTTCATTGGCCCCTGTCCATCCGCCGGACGTCATGCTTACGTGTTTCGTGTATACGCCCTGGATAAACCACTTACCTTAACGGGGACACCCGTGAAATCTAACGTGCAGGAAGCTATGAAAGGGCATATTCTGAGCTACGGTGAGCTGCGGGGTTATTTCGAATGA
- a CDS encoding TonB-dependent receptor domain-containing protein, which yields MKNLFFLVVLSLVATATIQAQTNILGRITDKKDEPVAGVSVVIRGTTTGTRSQANGVFKLPTTRDLPLTLTVSYEGYEDQSVVVRGNNFRSLSIRLIETAAKSNNVILSVSRRSEESRKAGLTVEKLDTRQVQQSPAASPFDALQNVPGVDLLTQSLTFKSVNVRGFGANNNTRFLQLTDGVDNRAPAFGFGLSNVASLPDLDVETIELVPGTSASLYGPDAFQGLLSTTSKNPFTHQGLSAQVKVGVNNIGKPGFGAKGYSDLAIRYAKQLGSRFAFKVNFQRLSGTDFMADDYSDRSTRARSNFFATDVSQGNLSTAIGYVPNNDPNTNLQYDGVNVYGDDINAGGAYRYPANYANASLQNVLVTRTGYSEQDVLGTNGKVFSNRANVALHYKISDQIEASVGWYYGNGSFTQTAGTRAYFPDYQRNQFKAELRGDNFFLRAYSTRQNAEGWNIGQTAVSVNNAWKPLTQWATEFGQVYVANKVSAGLARSEADRGRYLPGSASFDNARNAFANTFSTDTVPGYKGAKGTRFRDNSAFWHYEGMYDFTKMLDVVEVLVGGSIRRYALNTGGTLLARQADSAEYTINEYGAYIQVGKELKLGDALSIKPTVAVRYDKQQYFDGGFNPRASLVVSAGNHSFRASWQSAFRNPSPIEFLGVSAAGVGRQVGGSAIAIQSSGLLRDSVYRDNDVKEFTAGRITEAQLRSRGYKPATFTTEKVKTWEVGYKAFIANRLDIDAFYFYSQYTDFITAQSYYLPANNRVGSFTTNAYQALQINGNSPNELFVNGAGLSLAYSVGKGYTLSGNYTYQVGTVTLRDAQGTILRDNAGAEIVKRKTSSTEVIQQGRTYFNSPQNRYNISLANPQLTERLGATVTYRWTDRMWFEQGITAGDVWLPSWGSVDAQVSYRLPEYKSIVKLGGTNIFNDYYAQGYGLARIGGLYYVSVTFDQLFR from the coding sequence ATGAAAAATCTTTTTTTTCTGGTGGTTCTGTCTCTTGTTGCTACTGCTACAATTCAGGCGCAGACAAATATACTGGGACGAATTACGGATAAAAAAGATGAGCCCGTTGCGGGCGTTTCGGTTGTCATTCGAGGAACCACCACCGGCACCAGATCGCAGGCTAATGGGGTATTTAAGCTGCCGACTACTCGGGATCTGCCGCTGACGCTTACCGTTTCGTACGAAGGCTACGAAGATCAGTCGGTCGTTGTGCGGGGTAACAACTTTCGAAGTCTTTCGATTCGGCTCATCGAGACAGCCGCTAAGAGCAACAACGTTATTTTATCGGTTAGTCGGAGATCGGAAGAAAGTCGAAAAGCGGGTTTGACCGTCGAAAAATTAGATACCCGACAGGTTCAGCAGTCGCCAGCCGCCAGCCCGTTCGATGCATTACAGAACGTGCCCGGTGTAGATCTGTTAACCCAGAGCCTGACCTTCAAGTCAGTTAATGTACGCGGCTTTGGCGCAAACAACAATACGCGGTTTCTTCAACTAACCGATGGTGTGGACAACCGGGCACCAGCGTTCGGGTTTGGCCTGAGTAACGTTGCGAGCCTACCCGATCTGGACGTTGAAACAATCGAACTGGTACCGGGAACATCAGCGTCATTGTACGGACCGGATGCTTTTCAGGGCTTGTTATCGACTACCAGCAAAAATCCATTTACGCATCAGGGACTGAGCGCTCAGGTAAAAGTGGGCGTCAACAACATTGGAAAGCCGGGCTTTGGTGCGAAAGGATACAGCGACCTTGCTATTCGTTACGCCAAGCAACTCGGTTCGCGGTTTGCGTTCAAAGTGAATTTCCAACGGCTAAGCGGTACCGATTTTATGGCCGACGATTATAGCGACCGTTCGACTCGGGCGCGCTCCAATTTCTTCGCTACCGATGTTAGTCAGGGCAATCTCTCTACGGCAATTGGTTATGTGCCGAATAACGATCCGAATACAAACCTGCAATACGACGGTGTGAACGTTTACGGTGACGACATCAATGCCGGGGGAGCTTACCGGTATCCGGCTAATTACGCGAATGCATCGTTGCAGAATGTATTGGTAACGCGAACCGGCTATTCCGAGCAGGACGTTTTGGGGACCAACGGTAAGGTATTTAGCAACCGAGCCAATGTAGCGCTGCATTACAAAATATCGGATCAGATCGAAGCGTCGGTAGGCTGGTATTACGGAAATGGCAGCTTCACTCAAACTGCCGGAACGCGCGCGTATTTTCCGGATTACCAACGCAACCAGTTTAAAGCAGAACTACGGGGTGACAACTTCTTTTTGCGGGCATACAGCACGCGGCAGAACGCCGAAGGCTGGAACATTGGCCAAACGGCCGTCAGCGTCAACAATGCCTGGAAACCCCTGACACAATGGGCTACCGAGTTTGGACAGGTGTACGTTGCCAACAAAGTAAGTGCGGGACTGGCACGAAGCGAAGCGGATCGTGGGCGTTATCTACCCGGTTCGGCCAGTTTCGACAATGCGCGAAACGCGTTTGCCAACACCTTTAGTACCGACACGGTTCCGGGGTATAAAGGGGCGAAAGGAACGCGGTTCCGGGATAACTCGGCGTTCTGGCACTACGAAGGCATGTACGACTTTACGAAAATGCTGGACGTAGTCGAGGTTCTGGTAGGCGGTTCCATTCGCCGTTACGCGCTGAATACCGGAGGAACTTTGCTTGCCCGCCAGGCAGATAGTGCGGAATACACGATCAACGAATACGGGGCGTACATACAGGTGGGCAAAGAACTAAAACTTGGCGATGCGCTGAGCATAAAACCAACCGTGGCCGTTCGTTACGATAAACAGCAGTATTTCGACGGTGGATTTAACCCACGAGCGTCGCTGGTGGTTAGTGCTGGTAACCATAGCTTTCGGGCATCGTGGCAATCGGCTTTCCGGAATCCGTCGCCAATCGAGTTTTTGGGCGTTTCGGCAGCGGGAGTAGGTCGGCAAGTCGGCGGCTCGGCCATCGCTATCCAGTCGTCGGGTTTGCTCCGCGATTCGGTTTATCGGGATAATGACGTAAAAGAATTCACGGCTGGCCGCATCACCGAAGCGCAATTGCGGAGCCGTGGGTACAAGCCCGCTACGTTCACGACGGAGAAAGTAAAAACCTGGGAAGTAGGGTATAAGGCTTTTATCGCGAACCGACTGGATATCGATGCTTTTTATTTTTACAGTCAGTACACGGATTTCATCACAGCGCAAAGCTATTACCTGCCCGCCAACAATCGAGTCGGCAGTTTTACCACAAATGCGTACCAAGCGTTACAAATCAACGGCAACAGTCCCAACGAGCTTTTCGTGAACGGGGCTGGTCTGAGTCTTGCCTATAGCGTAGGAAAAGGGTACACCTTAAGCGGAAATTACACGTACCAGGTTGGAACCGTAACGCTCCGTGATGCACAGGGTACTATTCTTCGCGACAATGCCGGAGCGGAGATAGTTAAGCGGAAAACAAGCAGTACCGAAGTCATACAGCAGGGACGAACCTATTTTAACTCACCCCAGAATCGCTACAACATCAGCTTGGCTAACCCGCAGTTGACCGAACGTTTAGGTGCAACCGTTACCTATCGCTGGACAGATCGGATGTGGTTTGAACAAGGTATAACGGCGGGTGACGTTTGGTTGCCGTCGTGGGGGAGTGTCGATGCGCAGGTTTCGTACCGACTACCGGAGTACAAATCCATCGTTAAACTAGGTGGAACAAACATCTTCAATGACTACTACGCGCAAGGGTACGGTCTGGCCCGGATTGGCGGACTGTATTACGTGAGCGTCACCTTCGACCAATTGTTTCGCTAA
- a CDS encoding ThuA domain-containing protein produces the protein MSCFVSQVVAQNKVPPFKVIAFYTAKNDQAHVSYVHEANRWFPQAAARYGFRYDSTDNWANLNPDFLANYQVVLFLDTRPEDPVQRRAFQQYMEKGGAWMGFHFAGFALTPSAYPQNWDWYHNQFLGSGSYKSNTWRPTSATLRVEDRKHPATRRLPQTFRSTPNEWYCWTNDLKANPDIDVLVSIDSTSFPLGTGPKPHEIWHSGYYPVVWTNKKYKMLYLNMGHNDIDYENKTNKELSFTFANETQNQLVIDGLFWLAGVKPPAWK, from the coding sequence TTGTCTTGCTTTGTTTCGCAAGTTGTTGCACAAAACAAAGTCCCCCCGTTTAAGGTCATTGCCTTTTATACGGCCAAAAACGATCAGGCGCATGTCAGTTACGTGCATGAAGCGAACCGATGGTTTCCGCAGGCGGCTGCCCGGTACGGTTTTCGCTACGATTCAACAGACAACTGGGCTAATTTGAACCCGGATTTTCTGGCCAATTATCAGGTTGTGCTGTTCCTGGACACCCGCCCGGAAGATCCGGTACAGCGAAGGGCTTTTCAGCAATATATGGAAAAAGGTGGGGCCTGGATGGGGTTTCACTTTGCCGGTTTCGCGCTGACTCCGTCGGCTTATCCGCAGAACTGGGATTGGTATCATAATCAGTTTTTGGGATCGGGTTCGTATAAAAGCAACACCTGGCGGCCCACATCCGCTACTTTGCGGGTTGAAGACCGCAAGCATCCGGCCACCAGGCGTTTACCTCAAACGTTCAGATCGACACCCAACGAATGGTACTGTTGGACAAACGATCTGAAAGCCAATCCAGACATTGATGTTCTGGTGTCCATCGATTCAACGAGTTTTCCGTTAGGAACCGGACCCAAGCCGCATGAGATATGGCATAGCGGTTATTACCCGGTGGTGTGGACCAACAAGAAGTACAAAATGCTGTACCTGAACATGGGCCACAACGACATTGACTACGAAAATAAAACCAACAAAGAACTGTCTTTCACGTTTGCCAACGAGACGCAGAACCAACTGGTCATTGATGGCTTATTCTGGCTAGCGGGCGTAAAACCGCCCGCCTGGAAATAA
- a CDS encoding ADP-ribose polymerase codes for MLANLVQRVKDYADPSRALKKTQPATAPPVLVQPVAPTPPARSLRTLKLIMVTAENNNKFYELYEQDNDTFEVHYGRVGGSKSVATYPIAQWAKKMREKLAKGYVDQTHLYAEKTTTTDASSIADPAVRGLMSRLLEFANQSIYQNYVVSAQQVTRKQVETAQQLLDELAALIALSVDVPAYNQKQLDLFKVIPRKMGKVSEHLLAQSPQTADDVQKLHDQLASEQDTLDVMRGQVELAQSKTDADLPSPSLLEAMNLTVEPVTDKRVLTLIKQMMGPDADKFDAAFSVCQASTQAAFDAHVGQARKPKTQLLWHGSRSENWMSILKTGLVLRPANAVITGKMFGYGIYFADQFSKSLNYTSLHGSVWANGRQKEAYLGIYEVHVGEQMIVKEHEVKYQQLDSDALKRINPTYDSVFAQRGVSLLKNEFIVYNPAQCTVRYMVKIKI; via the coding sequence ATGCTTGCTAATCTAGTACAACGAGTCAAAGACTACGCTGACCCCTCTCGCGCCTTAAAAAAGACACAACCAGCCACGGCGCCACCCGTACTTGTTCAACCCGTTGCGCCAACTCCGCCCGCCCGATCGTTACGAACCCTGAAACTGATCATGGTAACAGCGGAGAATAACAACAAATTTTATGAACTATACGAGCAGGATAACGACACGTTCGAGGTGCATTACGGACGGGTGGGCGGCTCGAAAAGTGTAGCGACGTACCCGATTGCCCAGTGGGCGAAAAAGATGCGGGAGAAACTAGCCAAAGGTTATGTCGATCAGACGCATCTCTACGCCGAAAAAACGACAACTACGGACGCTAGCAGCATTGCTGATCCGGCAGTACGCGGGCTGATGAGTCGGCTCCTGGAGTTTGCCAACCAGTCAATTTACCAGAATTATGTAGTCTCCGCTCAACAGGTAACCCGCAAACAGGTCGAAACGGCTCAGCAACTCCTGGATGAACTAGCTGCGCTGATCGCGCTGAGCGTTGACGTTCCGGCGTACAATCAGAAACAGCTTGATCTGTTCAAAGTCATTCCCCGCAAAATGGGAAAAGTAAGCGAGCATCTTCTGGCCCAGTCTCCCCAAACAGCCGATGACGTACAGAAACTGCACGACCAGTTAGCCAGTGAGCAGGACACGCTCGACGTTATGCGTGGACAAGTCGAACTGGCTCAGTCGAAAACAGACGCCGATCTGCCCTCCCCGAGCTTGCTGGAAGCCATGAACCTAACGGTTGAACCCGTCACCGACAAACGGGTGCTGACACTCATCAAGCAGATGATGGGTCCGGATGCGGATAAGTTCGATGCGGCTTTCAGCGTTTGCCAGGCCAGTACGCAAGCCGCCTTTGACGCTCACGTCGGTCAGGCTCGAAAGCCGAAAACGCAGCTTCTCTGGCACGGCAGCCGCAGCGAAAACTGGATGTCGATCCTCAAAACGGGTCTTGTATTACGTCCGGCCAATGCGGTCATTACGGGGAAGATGTTTGGCTATGGTATCTACTTCGCCGATCAGTTCAGCAAATCGCTTAACTACACCTCACTGCACGGTTCTGTTTGGGCCAATGGTCGGCAAAAAGAAGCGTATCTGGGTATTTACGAAGTCCACGTCGGGGAGCAGATGATTGTTAAAGAGCACGAGGTCAAGTACCAGCAACTGGACAGCGACGCCCTTAAACGCATCAACCCAACCTACGATTCAGTGTTTGCCCAACGGGGTGTCAGTCTATTGAAAAACGAATTTATCGTTTACAATCCAGCGCAGTGCACGGTCCGGTACATGGTTAAAATCAAAATCTGA
- a CDS encoding helix-turn-helix transcriptional regulator: protein MPITRSAFQRYRLIDEIISRYPRQYSKQKLFDLCRDKCGIRSISSLEKDIQRLREDHDAPIAYDKRRNGYYYTDPQFRLLRLMLSPDDMEALDYAREVLTATQGASVAGELANALQKVRQSLDIIREVKTEGLTRRVVYVEERVLGGNRHYVPVLIRAINQNRQIAFRYRKHETAVAEPDGLTEVPKRRTLHPILLREVADSWYVIGYDEPTGKERTFALDRMSDLEITDEACAVPPDVLTNVSELFEHIYGITDSSGPVEEVVLSFSPLFGRYVKAKPIHQTQEVIRDTDTECVVRLRLAPNRDLLMHLRSYGEHVAVLQPASLAQAIKESLIATLARY from the coding sequence ATGCCTATCACCCGATCCGCCTTTCAGCGCTATCGACTCATCGATGAGATCATCAGCCGATACCCTCGTCAATATTCCAAACAGAAGCTGTTCGATCTTTGCCGGGACAAGTGCGGTATCCGGTCGATCTCGTCGCTGGAAAAAGACATTCAGCGGTTGCGGGAAGACCATGATGCGCCCATTGCTTACGACAAACGGCGTAACGGATATTATTACACCGATCCCCAGTTTCGACTGCTTCGCCTTATGCTTTCGCCGGACGATATGGAAGCGCTCGACTACGCACGTGAAGTTCTAACGGCAACGCAGGGGGCGTCGGTGGCGGGCGAACTGGCGAATGCGCTTCAGAAAGTACGACAGAGCCTGGACATTATTCGGGAGGTAAAAACGGAAGGGTTGACCCGGCGGGTTGTTTACGTAGAAGAGCGGGTGCTGGGCGGCAATCGCCATTACGTACCCGTACTGATTCGGGCGATCAACCAGAACCGTCAGATCGCGTTTCGCTACCGGAAACACGAAACGGCGGTTGCCGAACCGGACGGCTTAACCGAGGTGCCCAAACGGCGAACCTTACATCCAATCCTGTTGCGCGAAGTAGCCGACAGCTGGTACGTAATCGGCTACGATGAACCAACGGGCAAAGAGCGGACCTTTGCTCTCGACCGAATGAGCGATCTGGAAATTACCGACGAAGCCTGTGCGGTCCCCCCCGATGTGTTGACAAACGTCAGTGAGTTGTTCGAACATATTTACGGCATCACCGACAGCAGCGGTCCGGTGGAAGAAGTCGTGCTGTCGTTTTCTCCTTTGTTTGGCCGGTACGTGAAGGCGAAGCCAATCCATCAGACGCAGGAAGTTATTCGGGATACGGATACCGAATGCGTCGTTCGGTTGCGCTTAGCACCGAACCGTGACCTGCTCATGCACTTGCGGAGTTACGGCGAACACGTGGCGGTGTTGCAGCCCGCCAGTTTAGCACAGGCTATAAAAGAATCCCTCATAGCCACGCTGGCTCGGTACTAA
- a CDS encoding YdeI/OmpD-associated family protein, whose translation MFSFTAVLHKFDKKGEKTGWTYIEIPVEVTNGLKPDQKTSFRVTGTLDEFPIRQVALIPMGWSDGFEGTFIMAINATMRRGIRKEVGATVRVVIKTDDSPVALSADFLACLQDDTEAHQFFETLPKGHQNYFSKWIDDAKTAETKANRIAKALRGLSMRMGYSEMIRYFKNRP comes from the coding sequence ATGTTTTCATTTACGGCTGTCCTGCATAAGTTCGACAAAAAAGGCGAGAAGACGGGCTGGACCTATATCGAGATTCCGGTTGAGGTGACGAATGGGCTTAAACCGGATCAGAAAACATCCTTTCGGGTTACCGGCACCCTTGACGAATTTCCGATTAGGCAAGTTGCGCTGATCCCGATGGGCTGGTCCGATGGATTTGAAGGAACGTTTATCATGGCTATCAATGCCACCATGCGCCGGGGTATTCGAAAAGAAGTAGGTGCAACGGTACGAGTAGTCATTAAAACTGATGATTCCCCTGTAGCGCTGTCTGCTGATTTTCTGGCTTGTTTGCAGGATGATACCGAGGCCCACCAGTTTTTTGAAACGTTGCCCAAAGGTCACCAGAACTATTTCAGCAAGTGGATTGACGATGCCAAGACGGCGGAAACCAAGGCTAACCGTATCGCAAAGGCCCTGCGCGGCTTGTCGATGCGGATGGGATACAGTGAGATGATCCGGTATTTTAAAAATAGACCGTAA